The window CGCGAATTCCGATTTATGACCAGCAGCTCGATCGAATCACTGGATTCGTTCTAAAAGTCGATCTGTTGCTCGCTCACACGCGAGGTCAATCGGATCGAATGCTCAAAGAATTTTCGCGGCCGGTCGCGGTGGTGCGGCACAATCGTCCGTTGCCGAAACTGCTAGAAATTCTTTTGGAAGGACGCCACCACTTGGCGATGGTCAGCGATTCGTATGGCAGCATCGTCGGATTGGTGACGCTGGAAGACTTGGTGGAAACGCTTCTCGGACTGGAAATCGTTGACGAATCGGACACGCAAGTTGACTTGCAGCAGTACGCTCGCAAGCGATGGGAAGAACGTGCCGCTCGAATTGGGATTCAGCCGCTCGAAGAACCGCTTGCTGCCGGCGAAGCGTTGGTTGAACCCGGCGATGAAGCTTCCGAATCCGGTGAGACCGACGACGAGCAGCATCGCTGAACCAACCACGGGCGGAGTTCCGCGGCCAGGAAGAACGAGCCGCAGATCACCAGGACTTCTCCCGCCGCCAGCGAATCGATCGCGTTCTGGATTGCCGAAATCGGGTTTTCGAATTGCGTTAGTTGACTCGTGTCGAGGCCGGCATCCAACGCCGTTTGGTGCAAGTCGTTCACTGGCAGGTAGCGAGGGTTGCCCTCGTATCGCGTGAGCGTCCATCGGTGGAAGTGCGGCTGCATTCTTTGAAGCATAGCCAGTACATTTTTGTCGCCGCTGGTGCCGAACAAGCAATGCCGTTGTCGCCCTTCCATGCGGTGATTCAATACGTTCAGCATCGCCTCGATCGAGTCGGCGTTGTGAGCGGTGTCCAACAACACCACGCGATCATCGGGTAAATCGAATCGTTCCAAGCGAGCTTCGATCTGCAGTGTCGCGAGGCATTCATGGATGCGTTGCTCAGCCCGAAGCTTTCGCGTGACTTCGGGCAATGAATCCACCAAAGCCAAGGCGATGGCGGCGTTGCGAACCTGGTGGGTTCCTTCGAGTTTCAGGTCGATGTTGGTCTCCGCTGGCATCCAATCGCCGAGTCCACGAATGCGGAAACTGCTGCCCCAGCGTTTGTCCGAGTCGGAGTTTGGTTCAATTTGGATATCAGTTTCGAGGTGCGACAGCAACGCTCCAACCTGTTCGGCGATCTGAGTGATCACGTTTCGCACCGGACCGGAGGGGACTCCGTTGATGGCCGGGGTGGAGTGTTTGAAGATGCCGGCTTTCTCGGCAGCGATCAATTCGACTGTGTCACCCAGCACATTTTGGTGGTCCAGTCCGATGCTGGTGACCGCCGTCGCGTGACTTTGAAAGACGTTCGTGCTGTCGAGGCGTCCGCCCAGTCCTGTTTCCAAGACCCAGATGTCACACCGTCGGCGATGGAAGTGTTCGATCGCCATCGCGGTGGTCAATTCGAAGAACGACGGGCCGCCAATTTTCGCGGCGGCCATCGCATCGACGATCGGACGCATCGAATCGATCAGTCCGATCATCTCTTCCGGAGTGGCGATTTCACCATCGACTCGGAAGCGTTCTTCCAAATGCACCAAGTGCGGCGATGTGTACAGCCCGACTCGATAACCAGCTGCCTGAAGCAGTGCGGCGACCATCGTGGCGGCGCTGCCCTTCCCTTTCGTTCCAGCCAAATGGACGATTTGAACGTTGGCGGAATCGCGTGACTTGGTTGCTGATTTTGCGGACGCCGAAACATCCGTGGAGGAATCTTGCTCACTGGATGGGGGGCCGGCGGAGGATTCGTTCGGATCGACCGCGAGGTGTTGACCGTGGTCCAGTCGGCGGATCAGATCTCGCATCCGATCCAAAGTGAAACGGTATCGCGAACCGGAGGTTGCCAGCTTTTCGTAATCAATTCGGTCGACCAACCAACCGAGCGCGGCTTGGTAGGCTTCACTTTCTCGCGAGATCACGGTCGATCTGCTTTCGATCTCTGAATCATCGTGATCGGGGTGAATTGGTCGGTGACGCCGGGACATGGATCGCCCGCGCGGCGTTAGCATGCGGGAATCGAACAGTCGCAGTGATAAAAATAGAAACCATGGCTGACAACCCCGAACCGTCTGGGAGAATGCCTCGTAGCGTAGGGGACTTCTCCGTAGGCTCGGATTTTTGAAGAGTCTCCTTCATCCATTTTATTCGTCTTTTCTCTTTGAGTCGGGATCCTTCATCCGTGAGTACCGAACCCAATGCGGCTGTGGCTGACGCGCCGCAAACCGCGACACCGGATTCTGCCGACGCCTCCAGCTCGGTCGTCATCGAGACCCGCAACCTGAGCAAGATTTACCGTGACTTCTGGGGCCGTAAGAAGGTTCACGCGTTGAAGTCATTGGACATCGAAGTCCGTCCAGGAGAAATCTTTGGATTGCTGGGGCCCAACGGAAGCGGCAAATCCACGACCATCAAGCTGATCCTCGGGTTGTTGTTTCCGACCAGCGGGCGAGTTTTGGTATTTGATCAAGATGCCAGCGAAACCCGCAAGAACGAGCGGATCGGGTATTTGCCCGAAGAATCGTACCTGTACAAGTTTTTGACCGCGGACGAAACACTCGACTTCTATGGCCGACTGTTTGACCTGTCCGCCTCCGAGCGACGCGACCGTGTGTCGCAGTTGATCGAAATGGTCGGGCTACAAGGTGCCAAGCACCGTCAACTGAAGGAATACAGCAAGGGGATGACCCGCCGAGTCGGCTTGGCTCAGGCTTTGATCAACGACCCCGACCTGATCCTGTTGGACGAACCAACCACCGGTTTGGACCCAATTGGTACTCGCGAAATGAAGGACTTGATCCTCGGCCTTCGCGACCAAGGCAAAACCGTCCTGTTGTGCAGCCACCAGCTCGCCGACGTTCAAGACGTTTGTGACCGAGTCGCGATTTTGCACCAAGGCGAACTGAAAGAACTCGGGCGAGTCAGCGACCTGTTGAAGGTCCAAGACGTGACCGAAGTTCACGCGACGGGATTGTCCGACGCGGCCAAGACCGAAATCGCTGACGTCATTGCTCGACACGGTGGCACGGTTCAGTCGATCGACAACCCAACCGCAACGATGGAAGACTTGTTCCTCAACATTGTCCGCGAGAGCGAGGCTCGACCAGGTGCTCGCCGCGTTTCCCAAGGTTCCGAAGCGGCTTCCGCCAATGATGGCAGCAGCGACAGCGACGGAGGACAGGCATGAACCTGCAACCGGAAGATTTCTGGTCGTATTCCGAGTGGTTCCTTCGAGACGGCGCGTTTTTGGAAAGCGCCGCGCTGAAAGGAATTGTGTTGTTGGTTTTGGCCGTCGTGCTGGGGCTCATCGCGGGTTACGTGATTTCGTCATCTCGCTACGGTTCGGGAGAAGGCTTTTTCGCCGTCGCCCGTGCGGTGCGTGACTTCTTTCGATTCGACTTGCCAGGCACCAGCCTGCGACGCATCTTCGCGCTGGCGAGGCTTTCGTTTAAAGAAGCTCTCCGGCGAAAAGTTCTTTACATCGTCGGTTTGTTTGTCGTGTTGTTGTTGCTGGCAGGTTGGTACCTGAACCCGCAGAGTGACGACCCAGCTCGACTGTATGTCAGCTTCGTGTTGACGATGACAAACTACTTGGTGTTGGCACTCGCGTTGTTCATCAGTGCGTTCTCGCTGCCAGAAGACATCAAGAACAAAACGATCTACACAATCGTGACCAAGCCTGTCCGAGCGACCGAGATCATTGCCGGCCGAATGCTCGGATTCGTTGGCGTTGGCACCATGATCCTTGTTCCGATGGGACTGCTCAGCTGGGTGTTTGTGGTTCGCGGTTTGGATCACACTCACCAAGAAGTCGTCGAAGTTCGCGAGCTGCCCGGTGGTGGCTACGAGGGTGAGACGGACTATGTCCAATTTCACTCGCACACATTCAAGCTGAATGAAGAAGGCGAAGGACTGACGAATATTGTTCGTGGTCACCGTCACGTGGTTCGTCGCAGCGACGATGGGACGTTCCAGATCGGACCTCCACAAGGTGCTCTGCGAGCTCGGATTCCATCTTACGGTTCGATTCGATTCCGTGATCGCTCGGGTAACTTGCAAGAAGAAGGCATCGACGTCGGCAACGAACGTTTGGCTGGTGGTTACAGCAGCACTGGCATCGCACGATTGATCGGTGTTGCCAAAGGCAATCGCAAGATCGAGCACGGCTACGTCGAAGGCGGGTCGCTCGGAACAGCTGAGTTCACGTTCGACAACGTGACTCAAAGCCGTTATCCCGATGGCATTCCAGTTGACCTCTCGTTGCGAGCGTATCGTTCTTACAAAGGTGACATCGAGACCGGAATTCGCGGTTCGGTCACCATGAAGCACCCCGACAAGGCGATCGAGAGCAACCCAGTTGCTTTCATCGTGGATGAGTACGAAGTCGACGAGAAGATTTTGCCGCTCGAGATCGAGGGCACGGATGGCAGCGAAACCCGCATGCTGAACGTGTTCGAAGACTTGGTCAACGAAGAAGGCGAAATCATGATCATCATTCGCTGCCTTGATCGTGCCCAGTACTTGGGTGTGACAAAGAGCGGTGTTTACCTGCACCCAGCCGACAATTCATTTGGTTGGAATCTCACCAAGGCCTACGGCTCGATTTGGTTGCAGATGACGATGGTGATCGCGTTCGGTGTGATGTTCAGTACATTCTTGACCGGCCCGGTCGCGATGATCGCAACATTCGTTTGTGTGTTGCTTGGATTCTCTGCGGAGCAAGTGTTTGATACTCGTCACTACATTGACAGTGGCATTGAACGAGGAGGCGGGCCCATCGAATCGATGGTTCGTTTGCTTCGCCAGGACGCGATGACGACACAGTTAGACGTCGACACGGTTGCCGCGAAGGTGATCAAGACGGTCGACGCGGCCATTGTCTACGGGCTGGACGCGATTGCGACGGCACTGCCCAACCTTCCAAAAATGGTCGAGACGGCGGAATACGCCGCATCGGGCTTTGACATTTTCGGTGCGTTGCTCGCGCGGCACGCCACGGCAACGTTCGGGTATGTCCTGCTTGCCTTTATCGTTAGTTATTTCATCCTGAAATCGCGTGAGATCGCGGCATGAATCGCACTACAGTTCTGCGACGTAAATTGGTCTACCTGATGATCCTCGTGGTCATGCTGATTCCCTTGTACCTGTTGGGGCAACCCAGCGGTGGTGGAGGTGAAGGCGGCGGCCGCTTGGCTCAATTGCGAGGCAAGTATGACATTGCCGAGAGCGATCTTGGTGAAATCAGTCCTGCCAGTGAAACGATGAAGCTCGCTTCGTTGGGACTTCGCGGAGTGGCGGCATCGCTGCTCTGGAAGAAGTCTCACGATTACCGCGTGATGCACGAGTGGGATCGTTTGAAAGCGACGCTCAACAACATTGCTTTGTTGCAGCCTCACTTTGACAAGGTCTGGGAATTCCAGGCTCACAACTTGGCGTACAACGTCTCGACTGAGTTTGACGATTATCGTCAACGCTACGAGATGGTCCGCGAAGGGACCGAGTTCCTGACCAAGGGCGTGAACCAAAACCGCAAAGCACCTCGGTTGGTTTGGTACACCGGTTGGTTCTACGGTCAGAAGATGGGGATGTCGGACGAGAAAAAACAGTTTCGACGTTTGTTCTCGGAAGACGAGAAACTTCACGAGGACCTGTTGGAAGAAGACATTGCCGTGGACAGCCCGGAAGCTCGTGGTCCGACGAACAAACCCGACAACTGGTTGGTTGGTCGATTGTGGCTGAACCGCGGTTATGACTTGGTTGAATCAGGTGTTCAGATTCGTCGGCAAACGCCACTGAACTTTTATGAGACGGGGCCGAAATGGCGTCTCAAGCACGCTGAAGCGATCGAGTCGGAAGGTGTCTTGGACGAACGAGCCCAAAACGCTTGGCAATTGGCTTCGACCGATTGGAAAGCGTTTGGCAATCGCTCGGTTCCAACGACGGCTGCCTTCACGATCAAACTCGGGCAGTTGGACGAACTGATCCGTCAGCGGGAAGATAAGATCGACACGTTGGAAGAAGTCGCAGGCGACGCTTACTTGAAGGCTCGTGCGAAAGCGATTGAGAAGCTCGATCCGGTACAACGCGATGCTTTGTCGACTCCCGAAGGTGAGCGAACAAAATCGCAGGAATCGATTGCATCCAAGGCGGAAGACTCCATCAGTGTGGACTACGACTCAGTTGCTCGTGCGACCAAGCAGTCCATGCAATTGCAGGCTCTTCAGTTGGTCGAAGACATCAAGGATTTGGACGAGCGGATTCTGAAAACCGAAGGCTATCGCAAGCAGATCAACTATCCCTACTGGGACACATTGGCTCTGGCGGAACAAGAAGAACGTACCGTTCGGGCTCGTCGGTTGATCTACGAAGCTGAGAAAGCGAACGCGGATGCTGAACTCGAGAAGGCGATTGGTCTTTATGAAGAAGCGTTCGATGTCTGGGCTGAGATCTTCGATGATTATCCGATCCTCGTGATCGACGACACGGCTCAGGATTTGTATGAGTCTTTGCGTCGATATCGCATCGCCATCGACTCGGACGAGATGCCTGAGGACTTCCCGTTGAAAGCCTTCGTGGAATTGATGGGCGAGTACGGACAGGTCGATCAAGACATGTACGAACAAGTTCGTCAGACTCAGAAGGATCTGGCCGCAAAACGTCAGGCTGAATTGGAAGCTGCTGAGCGACTGTTGGAAGAAGAGGCAGCCAAAGAAGAAGCTGAGAAGAAGGCTGCGGCGGAAGAAGAATCAACCGATGAATCAGACGCCGAAATGAAGGCCGAAGATGCGGAGGTTGAGGAAGTCGCTGAGCCTGAAACGACAGAGCCTGAAACCACTGAATCCGAGTCTGAGGAGTCAGAAGAAGCCGCAGATGAAACCGTGGCCGAAGCTGACGATGAAGCTGAGATGAAAGAAGACGCCACCGAGCCTGAGAGCGAAGCGGAAACTTCCGATGCCGAACCATCGGTGGAAGAAGAGGCTCCCGCGGGGGATGGGGCGACCGACGCTCCAGCCGAATCGGACGAATGATCCGGCGAGTCCTCTATGATTGAATTTTGACGAAGCCCGTCGCGTCCAAGTGGATGCGGCGGGCTTCTCAATTTGAGCCGCAAGGTTCTATGTCGGTGAGATGAAAATCTAGCTAAACTACCGCCTGCTTGCCGGTTTTGGCAGACTCACGTCTCGGCCCTTCGCTCGCTAGTTGCCATGATCGACACCATCGGAACCCTTTTGTTAGGTGCTGCTGACGCGAGCGCCGTTGCGAGCGAATCGCACTCGGGTTCCATCGAAATGGTGCACATTGCAACCACTTTGGGCATGCTGTTGACGGCCAGTTTGTTGGCTGGTCTTGCCAGTGAATTCTTGCGATTGCCCAAGGTGACCGCGTACTTGATCGCGGGCTTGCTTCTTGGTCCCAGCTTTGGTGACGTGATTCCTCACGAGCATCATTTGGTTCTGGAACCGCTGACGAAACTGGCCATGGCGCTGGTGCTGTTTTATCTCGGCACCTTGTTTCCGTTTGACCAGATTCGCAGGATATCCCGCCGTGCGATTCCGCTGTCCTTCGGCGAATTGGTTTTCACCGTCATTCTGGTGACGGTCGGAACTTACCTGCTGGGAATGTCGGCGGCTCAGGCGGCTTTGCTCGGGACGTTGGCCATCGCGACTGCTCCCGCGACGACCATGTTTGTTCTGCGAGAAACCAACGCGGAAGGCCCGGTGACCAGTCTGACTGGCACGCTCGTGACGCTGAACAACCTCGTCGCGGTGATCGCGTTTGAGTTGGTTTGGTTGGCAATCGAAGTTGCCGGAGGCCACGCGTCTGGATCAATCGGTGAGACCGTGTCATTGTTGGTTCGCTCTCTTGGTGGAGCCTTCTTGCTTGGGTTGGTTGGCGGTTTGGTGATCAGCTACGCCTGCGAAATCATGCACACTCGCCGCTGGTTGGTGCTGCTTGTAGGAGCGTCGGCATTGATGCTTGGCCTGAGCGAGTCATGGGAATTGCCGTACATGTTGGTGTTCCTGGTCGTTGGCTTGGTTGTGGTCAATTCATCCAGCGGGACGCAAAAAATCACCGCTCAAATGGACTCGATTGGCGGGCTTCTCACGGTCGTGTTCTTTTCAGTTCACGGCAGCGAGTTGGATCTGAACTTATTGATGGACGTCGGCATGATCGGTGCCGGCTATGTGGTGCTGCGAAGTGTCGGGAAGATCGCCGGCATTTGGTTCATGGCGTCGCGAACGGGGTCTCCGGTGGAGGTTCGGACTTGGTTGGGACCGGCGATGTTGGCTCAAGCCGGCGTCGCCATTTCGCTCGCCGCAACGGCGACCTCGCGAAATCCAGAGATGGCTGGTGAAGTGCAAACGATCATCTTGGGAACGGTGGTGGTCTTTGAAATCTTGGGGCCGCTACTAACACGGGCGGCTGTGCTGCGTAGTGGCGAAATGCCGATCGCGAATTCGATTCACCACACCTTTGGGACTCCGCTGGGAGCGTTGCGGAACGTGTTCACTCGATTGGCAGGGTCTGCGGGTTTGCTGAGTAAGAAGCAGGCGTTGTCGGAACGCATGCGGGTCGAGCAAGTGATGCGTCGCAGTGTTGAAGGGATCGCCGAAAGTGCGGACTTCAATGAGGTCGTTCATTTTGTCGAGCACTCGCACGACAACACGTTTCCTGTTTTGGATGACAAGAAGTGCGTGGTCGGCTTGATCCGTTTTGATTTGCTCAACCAAGCGTTCTTCGACCCGCATTCGGATCACCTGGTTCGTGCGGGTGATTTGGCGACGCCTCCGGAGGTGTTGTTGCACCCTGGACAACCTGTGCGGGATGCGGTGGAGTTGTTTCGCCAGACAACAGATGACTGCGTTCCTGTTGTCACCGATGAACCACCTCACCGTTTGGTTGCCACGGTCCGTCGCAGCGATTTGACCTCGCTCCTCATTCGCGATCGAAAAGCCGGTTTGTCGTGAGTGACTTGGTTGAGCAGATTCGAGCGACTGCTCTGTCAGAAGGTTTCGCGGCGATGGGGATTGCGCCGGCGGTCACCAGCCAAGGGTTTCATCATCTCGTGCAATGGATTGAATCCGGCTACGCGGGTTCGATGGACTATTTGGAGCGTCGGTTGGATGCTTATCGACATCCGAGCGGAGTGCTCGAAGGGACCAAATCGATCGTCGTTCTGGCGATGAACTATGACGCGGCAATTCGAGAGCCAATGCCTTCGAACGGAGGCAGCGAAGGTTTGGCCTTTGGCAAGACGGCTCGCTACACCTGGTCCGCGATCGACTATCACGATGTGATTCACCCAAAGTTGAAGCGAATCGTTCGGATGATCCGTGAAGAGATCCCGGATGCGAATGCTCGCGGGATTGTTGACACGGCACCGCTGATGGAACGCGAAGTCGCAGTGCTTGCGGGGTTGGGATGGCGTGGCAAGAACACGTTGCTGCTGAACAAGCAATTGGGCAGCTACTTCTTTCTCGCCTGCGTCTTGGTGGATGTGGAGTTGCCAATCGATCAGCCGCACGAAACCAGTCACTGCGGAACGTGCACGGCTTGTTTAGACGCCTGCCCGACGGACGCCTTTCCAAGCCCCGGCGTATTGGATGCATCCAAATGCATCAGTTACCTAACGATTGAGAACTCGGAACTTCCCGAGCAGTCTCTTCGTGCCGGAATTGGTGATTGGGTCTTTGGGTGTGACGTTTGTCAGGAGGTCTGTCCATGGAATCGTCGACCTTCGCGAACTCAGCATGACCCGGACGGTTTGCGAGGCCATCGTGATTCAGCGAATCCGCTCGATGTAGACGATGGCTGGTTGGAGCTGACCTCGCTCTTTTCGATGACTGATGAGGAGTTCCGGAGCCAATTCCGGCGGACTCCATTTTGGAGGTCGCGAAGACGTGGAATGTTGCGGAACGCGATCGTCGTTCTAGGGAACCAAAAACGGCTCAAAGCGATCGAACTTCTGTTCACCACGCTGAAAGATGCCGACCCCGAATTGAGAGCCATTGCGGTCTGGGCGATTTGTCAAATGCAGGATCAAGCGGCGTTCGATCGTCTGCTTGGATACCGCCACACTGAGACTGACCCACTGGTTCTGGCCGAGTTTCCGGAATAATTCGCCAGGAAGACCCGTTATCGGGTGGCTGCATCTAAAGGCGTCCCGATGCCGCTTAGCTGTTCCGGTGTGGTTGCGAACTCGGCTCAACGAGCGTTTGTATCGATTGGTCACATGAAATATTTGGATCAGGCCGACTTTATCGGATAAAACAGTGAAGAGACGGTGAACGAAACCCTCCGAGACTGCTTATTTTAACGTAGTCTTGACTCTCCCTCCCTTTTTCGAACGAACCATTGGAAGCACTGGGTATGAATCGAATCTGCTGTGTCGTGGCCACAATCGCCGCGGTCGCGGTGACAACTGTTGGAAGCGCGTTGACCAGTTCCGCCGCCGACTTGCCACCGTTCTCTAAAATTTCTGAAGGCTACAAGCAGCTTCCAGTTTCCGATCAACAGGCCAAGAAAGGCTTGTTCAACGTTTGGCAACACGAGAAAGAAGCTTCGGTGCTTGCCGAGTTGCCAAAAAATTTCGCGGGCAAGAAATACTTTGTCGCGTTGACGCTCAGCAGTGGCGATCGCTACGCCGGCCTGCAGTCCGGTGACTGGGTCGTGCAGTGGCGTCGATACAACAATCGTCTCGCATTGATCGCTCCGAACTTGGACATCCGCGCCACCGGCGACGCGGAGTCCAAAGCATCGGTCAAACGATTGTTCACGGACCGCGTCTTGCTTGACGTGCCAATTTTGGCGATGGGCCCCAGCGGCGGCCCCGTCGTTGACATGGATAGCTTGCTGATTGGAAATGCGACTACGTTCTTCGGTTCGTCGGTTCGATTGGCCAACAGCCGATTGTTCACGGTCGAAGCCGCGAAGGTCTTCCCCGAAAACGTCGAGTTGGCGTTCGAGGTGGTTGGCCGAGGTGGTCGCCTGCAAACCCTGCACTATTCATTCAGCGAAGTGCCGAGCAGTTCGAGCGGTTTCAAGCCACGAGAAGCGGATGAGCGAGTTGGCTTTTTCGTGACCTCGTTTTCGGATTTGAGTCAGTATCAGGACGACGAGACCAAGGTTCGCTACATCAATCGATGGCAGCTTGAGAAACGCGATCCAAAGCTGAAACTGAGCCCTCCCAAAGAGCCCATTCGCTTTTATGTGGAGCACACAGCGCCCGTCCGTTATCGACGTTGGATCAAACAAGGTGTCGATTATTGGAACAAAGCATTTGAGAAAGTTGGAATCGTTGACGCGATCGTGATCGAGTACCAAGACGCGGTCAGCAAGATCCACATGGAAAAGGATCCTGAGGACGTTCGTTACAACTTCATTCGTTGGTTGAACAATGACGTTGGCACCGCGATTGGCCCCAGCCGAGTCCATCCCGAAACCGGCCAGATTTTGGACGCGGACATCATTTTGACCGACGGTTGGATTCGTCACTTCAACTTCAACTACAACGACCTGATGCCGAAATTGGCGATGGAAGGTGTGAGTGCCGAAACATTGGCGTGGTTGGGAAGTCATCCCAACTGGGACCCTCGCGTCCGAATGGGTGCGAAGGAATCAGCCAACGCTCTGCGAGCCAAGTACGCTCTCGAAGCTCAGCAACCGATGGCCGGCTATGCGATGGCGCAAGCCGATCCAGCACTTCTGGGCGATGATGAATTCGACGGGCTGATGGGACAAGTCAGCCAGAAGAATGGGCTCTGCATGGCCGCTGCCGGTCGCAGCATGGACTTGGCATTCGCTCGCATGAATTGGGGTTTGGCCCTGATGGCGGACGAAGAAGCCGAGAAGAAGAAGGAAGAGGACGCCAAAGAGAAGGCCGAATCCGAAGAGGCTGACGCGGACGTGAAGGCGGATGCGAAGTCAGATGACCAAGACGAAGAAGCCAAAGAGGACGAGTCGGAAGAAGAGGAGTCCGACGACGAGAAAGAAGATGAGAAGGAAAAGGAAGAAGACAAAGAGAAAGACGAATTGTTGGATGGAATTCCAGAATGGTTCGTCGGTCCTTTGTTGGCAGACTTAGTCGCTCACGAAGTTGGCCACACGCTCGGTCTGCGTCACAACTTCAAGGCTTCGGCTTTGTACACGATCGACGAGATCAACAGCGAAGAACTGAAGGGCAAGAAAACGTTCACCGCATCGGTGATGGATTACTGCCCCATCAACTACCGCTATGAAGCTGGTGAAACCCAAGGCGACTATGCCATGATCGACATCGGTCCGTATGACTTCTGGGCCATCGAATACGGCTACACGTTTGACAATTCCAAGCTGAAGGACATCCTGAAACGATGCTCTGAGCCTGAATTGCAATTCTGCACGGACGAAGACACCAGCGGACCTGACCCGTACGCTCGCCGGTATGACTTCGGCAAAGATCCATTGACGTACGCCGAAGAGCAAATGCGATTGGCTCAGCTCTATCGGGACCGACTGCTCGAGAAGTTCGTGAAAGACGGTGACAGTTGGGCGAAAGCTCGCCGTGGCTATGAGCTGACATTGGGCATCCAGACCAAAGCGGTCAGCATGATGTCCAATTGGATTGGCGGCGCGTTCGTTAATCGAGACAAGAAGGGCGATCCAGGAAATCGGGTTCCCGTCGAAGTCGTGCCTGCTGCCGATCAACGTGCCGCGTTGCAGTTCGTGATCAAGACCAGCTTCCGAGACGAGTCCTACGGTCTGACCACCGAAATTTTGGAACGTTTGGGCATCGACAAATGGCTTGACAGTGGTCGAGGCGGAATGTCAAACGAAGCGACTTGGCCAATTCACGACCGAGTGTTGGGAATGCAGGCGAGTACGTTGACGTTGATCATGAACCCAACGACTTTGCGTCGGGTTTATGACAACGAGCTACGTCTGCCTGCGGAAACGGACGCTCTGACGCTTCCCGAGGTGCTGAACACGGTCAGCGATGCGGTTTGGGAAGAGTTGGATCAGCCATGTCCCGAGGATCGCAATGATCGCAAGCCGATGATCACTTCGCTGCGTCGCAACTTGCAGCGGGAGCATATCCAGCGATTGGTGGATTTGGTGTTGGAAGAAGGCCAAGACACGGCTGCCTATCACCCAATCAGCAATTTGGCTCGTATGCAATTGCGGACTTTGTCGAGCCGAATGGGATCGACGATCGAAAAGTGTGGCAACAAGATGG of the Rhodopirellula bahusiensis genome contains:
- a CDS encoding bifunctional folylpolyglutamate synthase/dihydrofolate synthase, which gives rise to MISRESEAYQAALGWLVDRIDYEKLATSGSRYRFTLDRMRDLIRRLDHGQHLAVDPNESSAGPPSSEQDSSTDVSASAKSATKSRDSANVQIVHLAGTKGKGSAATMVAALLQAAGYRVGLYTSPHLVHLEERFRVDGEIATPEEMIGLIDSMRPIVDAMAAAKIGGPSFFELTTAMAIEHFHRRRCDIWVLETGLGGRLDSTNVFQSHATAVTSIGLDHQNVLGDTVELIAAEKAGIFKHSTPAINGVPSGPVRNVITQIAEQVGALLSHLETDIQIEPNSDSDKRWGSSFRIRGLGDWMPAETNIDLKLEGTHQVRNAAIALALVDSLPEVTRKLRAEQRIHECLATLQIEARLERFDLPDDRVVLLDTAHNADSIEAMLNVLNHRMEGRQRHCLFGTSGDKNVLAMLQRMQPHFHRWTLTRYEGNPRYLPVNDLHQTALDAGLDTSQLTQFENPISAIQNAIDSLAAGEVLVICGSFFLAAELRPWLVQRCCSSSVSPDSEASSPGSTNASPAASGSSSG
- a CDS encoding ABC transporter ATP-binding protein; this encodes MSTEPNAAVADAPQTATPDSADASSSVVIETRNLSKIYRDFWGRKKVHALKSLDIEVRPGEIFGLLGPNGSGKSTTIKLILGLLFPTSGRVLVFDQDASETRKNERIGYLPEESYLYKFLTADETLDFYGRLFDLSASERRDRVSQLIEMVGLQGAKHRQLKEYSKGMTRRVGLAQALINDPDLILLDEPTTGLDPIGTREMKDLILGLRDQGKTVLLCSHQLADVQDVCDRVAILHQGELKELGRVSDLLKVQDVTEVHATGLSDAAKTEIADVIARHGGTVQSIDNPTATMEDLFLNIVRESEARPGARRVSQGSEAASANDGSSDSDGGQA
- a CDS encoding ABC transporter permease codes for the protein MNLQPEDFWSYSEWFLRDGAFLESAALKGIVLLVLAVVLGLIAGYVISSSRYGSGEGFFAVARAVRDFFRFDLPGTSLRRIFALARLSFKEALRRKVLYIVGLFVVLLLLAGWYLNPQSDDPARLYVSFVLTMTNYLVLALALFISAFSLPEDIKNKTIYTIVTKPVRATEIIAGRMLGFVGVGTMILVPMGLLSWVFVVRGLDHTHQEVVEVRELPGGGYEGETDYVQFHSHTFKLNEEGEGLTNIVRGHRHVVRRSDDGTFQIGPPQGALRARIPSYGSIRFRDRSGNLQEEGIDVGNERLAGGYSSTGIARLIGVAKGNRKIEHGYVEGGSLGTAEFTFDNVTQSRYPDGIPVDLSLRAYRSYKGDIETGIRGSVTMKHPDKAIESNPVAFIVDEYEVDEKILPLEIEGTDGSETRMLNVFEDLVNEEGEIMIIIRCLDRAQYLGVTKSGVYLHPADNSFGWNLTKAYGSIWLQMTMVIAFGVMFSTFLTGPVAMIATFVCVLLGFSAEQVFDTRHYIDSGIERGGGPIESMVRLLRQDAMTTQLDVDTVAAKVIKTVDAAIVYGLDAIATALPNLPKMVETAEYAASGFDIFGALLARHATATFGYVLLAFIVSYFILKSREIAA
- a CDS encoding IRE (iron responsive element) produces the protein MNRTTVLRRKLVYLMILVVMLIPLYLLGQPSGGGGEGGGRLAQLRGKYDIAESDLGEISPASETMKLASLGLRGVAASLLWKKSHDYRVMHEWDRLKATLNNIALLQPHFDKVWEFQAHNLAYNVSTEFDDYRQRYEMVREGTEFLTKGVNQNRKAPRLVWYTGWFYGQKMGMSDEKKQFRRLFSEDEKLHEDLLEEDIAVDSPEARGPTNKPDNWLVGRLWLNRGYDLVESGVQIRRQTPLNFYETGPKWRLKHAEAIESEGVLDERAQNAWQLASTDWKAFGNRSVPTTAAFTIKLGQLDELIRQREDKIDTLEEVAGDAYLKARAKAIEKLDPVQRDALSTPEGERTKSQESIASKAEDSISVDYDSVARATKQSMQLQALQLVEDIKDLDERILKTEGYRKQINYPYWDTLALAEQEERTVRARRLIYEAEKANADAELEKAIGLYEEAFDVWAEIFDDYPILVIDDTAQDLYESLRRYRIAIDSDEMPEDFPLKAFVELMGEYGQVDQDMYEQVRQTQKDLAAKRQAELEAAERLLEEEAAKEEAEKKAAAEEESTDESDAEMKAEDAEVEEVAEPETTEPETTESESEESEEAADETVAEADDEAEMKEDATEPESEAETSDAEPSVEEEAPAGDGATDAPAESDE